The sequence TGATGAACAACATCTGCTGCGAACGATGGTGATCGCCGAGGATGCGGAGCATATCACGGAGATCGCGCGCCCGCCGATGGTTTTCCTGAGCGCGCGCGATCATGATGCGCGCGCCGCGCCGAACCCGGATACGCTGGGCTATCCTGAAAAGCGGCTCAGTGAGATGACGCTCAACGATTTTCATGTCTTTCTGCTGCGTTGGGCAACGCGGGCGATTGACGCCGGATTGGTGCGCTGCTTTGTCTGCCACGAGCCGCTGCGCAATCACGATCTGGATGTACCCTGGGATGGTATTTTTCTCTCGGAGCATCTGGTGGCCTGGCTCTTTATTCATTTCGATTGCAAGCGCGGGCTGCAAAGGGAGATCAAGGGGCGTAACCCTTTTGAGCTTTCGCCGCGCCCGCCAGAAGTGTTTGATGTCTCGCATGACTGAGGAGGGGCTGTCTTGGAGAAAGCCGCTGTTGCCTCCATTCTGGAGGAGATTGCCAGCCTGCTCGAACTGAAGGGCGAGAACCCTTTTAAGTCGCGGGCCTATCAGAATGCCGCGCGGGTCGTCGGGGCGCTGGATGGCGACCTGGAAGAGCGGGTGCGCGCGAATCGGCTGGTGGGGACGCCTGGCCTGGGTCCGTCGCTGGTGCGCGATATTACTGAACTGGTGACGACGGGGCGATTGAAGGCGTATGACGACCTGAAGGCGGAGATTCCTGCCGGGCTGCGGGCGATGCTGCGTATTCCGGGGCTGGGGCCGAAGCGCATCAAGCAGATTCATGACGCGCTGGGCGTGACAACGATCACCGAACTGGAGCAGGCGTGCCAGGCCAACAGGGTCGCCACTTTGCCCGGCCTTGGCGCGAAGACGCAGGATAATATCTTGCGCGGCATTCAGTTTCTTAGCCAGCATCAAGATCGCTACCTTTATCCGGTGGCCGCCGCCGAGGCGGAACAGATTGTGGAGGCGCTGAGGCAGTTGCCCGGCGTTCTGCGTATTTCGATTGGGGGCAGCCTGCGCCGCCGCAAAGAGATCGTCAAGGATATTGATGTGGTCGCCAGCGTGACCGACGACAGCCAACGCGGCGCGATTATGGATGCTTTTACGACGATGCCCAGCGTGGTGGCGATTACCGGCAAGGGCGAGACGAAATCCAGCGTGGTGCTGGCTCCGGGGATTGCGATGGACCTGCGGCTCTGTACCGACGATATTTACCCGACGATGCTGCATCACTTCACCGGCTCGAAAGAGCATAACGTGGCGCTGCGCGGCTACGCGCAGGATCATGGGATGAAGGTGAGCGAGTGGGGCATTTTCCAGGGGGAGACGCTGCTGCCTATCCACGATGAGATTGAACTCTACGCGGCGCTGGGCATGGACTATATCGAGCCGGAACTGCGCGAAGATCGCGGCGAGATTCAGGCGGCGCTGGAGCATCATCTGCCGGGGCCGCTGCTGACGGAAAAAGACTTGCGCGGCGTCTTACACTGCCACAGCACCTGGAGCGATGGGCAGGTGAGCATCAAGGAGATGGCCGAGACGTGTATCAAGCTGGGCTATGCGTATATTGGCATCTGTGACCACAGCAAGACGGCGGCCTACGCGGGCGGGCTGAACGAAGAGAAGGTGAAGCGCCAGCAGGAGGAGATTGACGGGCTGAACCAGGAATACGCCGGGCGCTTCCGCATCCTGAAAGGGACGGAGTGCGATATTCTGCGCGATGGCGCGCTGGACTTTGGCGAAGAGACGCTGAAGAGTTTCGATTTTGTGGTGGCTTCGATTCACAGCCTCTTCAATCTGCCGCCAGAGGAGCAGACGAAGCGCCTGCTGCGGGCGATGGAGAACCCCTATACGAGCATTATCGGGCATCCGACGGGGCGTATCTTGCTGAGCCGCGATGGCTATGGGCTGGATATGGAGGCGGTGATTGATCGGGCGGGTGAACTGGGCGTCTGCATCGAGATTAACGCGAATCCGCTGCGGCTGGACCTGGACTGGCGCTGGCTGCACCGGGCGAAAGAGCATGGGGTGAAGATTCCTATCTGCCCCGACGCGCATAACCCCGGCGGTCTGGAAGATATGCGCTACGGCGTCTCCATTGCGCGCAAGGGCGCGCTAACCCCTGCCGATGTGCCGAACACGCTGGGAGTGGATGATCTGCTGGCTTTCTTCAAGCGCCAGCGGCAGAAAGCATAACCAGGCGGCTGTCGCTGTGCCTGCTAGGGAACACGGTAGGTAAGGCCCACTGGCTCAAAGCCAGCGACTTCGCCACGCTCCAGCCTGGAACGGACCTCCTCCAGGCGCGCCCGGTTGGGAAGATCAAGCAGCCGCTCTCCACAGAACCGACAGACTGCGGCGTGAATCCGCACAATGGCGGTATTTTGGCCTACTGTTACCGGCTCCTCAATCTCCCGAAGCTCGTAGGCGTCATCATTGCCACATGCGTAGCAGTGCAGGAGCCTGGCTTGCTCTGCGGTCAATTCGGGAGCCTGCTCATCTGGGACCATGTTCGCTGCTCCTGCCATTATTCACCGCTCCTTTCGCGTCTTGGCCTGCTGATAGTGTATCACATGTCGAAGCAGGGGAACGCTCTAGCGCACGTCGTAGAGTGGCAGGCCGGTGATGCCGGTGATGAGGGCGATCAGCGCCTCCATTTGGGCGTCGTATTCGGCAAAGGGAATGGCAGGCTGGTGGAACGACCACCAGCGCGGGCGGCGCAGGCGCGTCCATTGGACGACGACATAGGGGCTGGAGAGTTCGTAGTGTGTGGCTGGCGTGTTTGGCTTACCATCGCGGATGGCAAAGAGCCGCGCCTGATTCCAGGGAATGGTAGATTGCCGCCTCTTGGGTCGCCAACTGTGGCCCGGCCAGAGGGTAAGAGCAAGCCCAACGGTCAGGCCCTCGGATGTAATTGCAATCTGCCGGGGCCATAACCACCACGCCATTACATTTATGGCTATGATAAGTGACCACTCAATTGAAAGTATTAGAAATGGGCCATGCGATGCGGCCTGCCAACCTTCCTTGAAATCTCCAGTCACTATAAGGGAGAGGGTCGGTAGAATGAGAAAGCCTCCGCCAAGACAGAGAACCAAGTAAACCGGGAGGGCTTGCAGCCATTTCACTTTTTGTTTGATGGTGAAGGGCAGGGGCAGCGCCCCAACATTGGGAAGCGGGTGTGGTTGAGCGAGCGGCA comes from Ktedonobacterales bacterium and encodes:
- a CDS encoding YgiT-type zinc finger protein, which encodes MAGAANMVPDEQAPELTAEQARLLHCYACGNDDAYELREIEEPVTVGQNTAIVRIHAAVCRFCGERLLDLPNRARLEEVRSRLERGEVAGFEPVGLTYRVP
- the polX gene encoding DNA polymerase/3'-5' exonuclease PolX, with translation MEKAAVASILEEIASLLELKGENPFKSRAYQNAARVVGALDGDLEERVRANRLVGTPGLGPSLVRDITELVTTGRLKAYDDLKAEIPAGLRAMLRIPGLGPKRIKQIHDALGVTTITELEQACQANRVATLPGLGAKTQDNILRGIQFLSQHQDRYLYPVAAAEAEQIVEALRQLPGVLRISIGGSLRRRKEIVKDIDVVASVTDDSQRGAIMDAFTTMPSVVAITGKGETKSSVVLAPGIAMDLRLCTDDIYPTMLHHFTGSKEHNVALRGYAQDHGMKVSEWGIFQGETLLPIHDEIELYAALGMDYIEPELREDRGEIQAALEHHLPGPLLTEKDLRGVLHCHSTWSDGQVSIKEMAETCIKLGYAYIGICDHSKTAAYAGGLNEEKVKRQQEEIDGLNQEYAGRFRILKGTECDILRDGALDFGEETLKSFDFVVASIHSLFNLPPEEQTKRLLRAMENPYTSIIGHPTGRILLSRDGYGLDMEAVIDRAGELGVCIEINANPLRLDLDWRWLHRAKEHGVKIPICPDAHNPGGLEDMRYGVSIARKGALTPADVPNTLGVDDLLAFFKRQRQKA